In the genome of Caldisericota bacterium, the window TTACATCATATGTTAGCATTTGAGCGAATATGAATGTGAACCGCTCTATCACTGGGAATCTTGTAAATGCTTATTATATATGTTACAGGAAGCTCTGGTTTTTTGCGCATGAAGTTAATCCGCATCTGGATAATTTTTATCTTGAGATTGGGACATTGATTGGAGAACAATCTTACAAAAGAGAAAAGAAGGAAATTCAGATAGGAAATATGAAAATAGATCTTGTTAAAAAAGAGGGTGGAAATATAGTAATTGCAGAAATCAAAAAATCTTCTAAAGGTGTAAAAGCTGCGAGAATGCAACTTT includes:
- a CDS encoding Dna2/Cas4 domain-containing protein, with the protein product MNVNRSITGNLVNAYYICYRKLWFFAHEVNPHLDNFYLEIGTLIGEQSYKREKKEIQIGNMKIDLVKKEGGNIVIAEIKKSSKGVKAARMQL